In Edaphobacter aggregans, the sequence CCCTCAACCAACTCCTCGCCATCGAGCAGTTACTCCAGGGAATTAAAATCCGCCGCACCGACGTCTTCAGTCTCCTGCAATCCGTCGCCTCCGACGCCACTCACTACGGCTTCACTGACATCGTCAACCCCTGCATCAACCCCATCACAGGCACGATCTGCGACGATCCCGACCATACCTTCTTCTGGGACGTCGAGCACCCCACGGAGTTCGGCCACGCCTTCTTCGCCGTCATCACTGAAGCAGCACTGTCGCAATAAATAGCAACCTCCACAGGCACAAATCCAAAAGCCCCGGCATCCTCAAAGACCGCCGGGGCTTCGTGATCCTTCTAAATCCGCGGATTCAACGAATAAGTCCCCATCAATTTCGCCTCCGCGAGCACATGTCCATTCAACGCCGCCTGAACATTCTCCGCCGTAGGCTCACCCTTCACCTCAAGCCGATCCACATCCAGCGCATACACCGTAAAGATGTAGTGGTGCACGATCGAATCATTCCACGGCGGACAAGGCCCGTCATATCCGTAGTAATTGCCCTTCATATGCGGATCCCCCGCAAACCACCCCGTATAGCTGTTGATGCCATGTTGCATCCCACCCGGAGCATCAGGCCCCGGTTTCCCATGCGGAGTTATCCCGTCGCTCTGACGTCCCGCGGCAATCTCCCCCACGGACGCCGGAATATTCCAAAGCAGCCAATGATAGAAATTCACGCGCGGCAGAGAAGCCGGAACCTCCCGCCCTTCCTTATTCACATCATCGCCCTTGCTCGGCACATCCGGATCATGGCAGATCACCGCAAACGACTTCGTCTCCTCCGGCACCTTGCTCCAAGCCAACTGCGGATTACGGTTCATGCTCAACGAAACATGGTTCACCGGATCAACCACCGCAAAACAAAACTCCCCCGGAATCGCCTCACCCTGGCTAAAACTGCTACTCGTCAACCTCATCGAAATCCTCTCCTTAAAACCTATGCCGTTGGATGCAGAACACACCGCAGAACACAACATCCCAATACTACAAAGCAACTCGTCACATCTTCATAGCCGCTCGCTCTAAACCGGAGTATCCTGACGCCAAGAGGTGCACCTATGCTCCGCAGAGACTTCCTCCGCCGCAGCGCCACAGGCCTCGGAGCCGCGTGGCTATCCAGCACAACATCCCTCGCCTCCATCCTCGCCTTCGAAACCCCCGCTCAAAAATTCAACGCCCACGACGAGATCACCCTCGGCAAAACCGGCATTCGCACCAGCCGTCTCGCCATGGGGACCGGCACCATCGGCTTCGGTGGCTCCTCCAACCAGACCCGTCTCGGCATGAGCTCCTTCTCCCGCCTCCTCGTCAACGGATACAACGAGAACGGCCTGCGCTTCTTCGACACCGCCGATTCCTACGGCAGCCATCCCTACGTCGCCACTGCCCTCAAGCAGCTGCCCCGCGACAAAGTCGTCGTCATGACCAAGTCCGACAACCGTGACCCCGCTGGCCTCCGCCGCGACCTCGACCGCTTCCGCAAGGAACTCGGCATCGACTACATCGACATCGTTCTCGTTCACTGCGTTACCGAAGCCGACTGGACCACCCGTTACCGCGGCGTCATGGACGTCCTCTCCGAAGCCAAACACCAGGGCACCATCCGAGCCCACGGCGTCTCCTGCCATTCCATCGAAGCCCTCCGCGCCGCAGCCGCATCCCCCTGGGTCGAAGTCGACCTCGTACGCCTCAACCCCGCGGGCGCTTACATGGACGCCGACCCCGGCACCGTCATCAAGATCATCAAGCAGATGCGCGCCGACGGCAAAGGCATCATCGGCATGAAGATCCTCGGCCAGGGCAAACTCCGTGATCGCCCATCCGAAGCCATCCGCTTCGCCCTCAACACCGGAGTCCTCGACGCCTTCACCATAGGCGCCGAATCCCAAAAAGAACAAGACGACCTCACCCAAAGAATCGCCGCAGCTTAAGCCAATAAAGGGGCCGCCTCGATTCCAGAGACGGCCCTTTCTACTACTCGATTATTGAGCCGGAGCAGTCCGCCTCCGCCGCCCACTGATCAGATAAACCGCAGCCCGCAACTCCAGCAGAGGATCATCCGAAGGCTCAATCCCATCCACTCGCGGAATCGGATCAAAGATAATCTGCTTCTGTTCCGGAGCATCATCGGCCACCTGTTCGGTCAACGCAATCGTGCCCACCTCCACCACCTTGCGCTCCGCCGGCCAGTGAACCGTAGCGTCATTCACGTTGTCGCCGTCTTCAGCAACCTGCACCGTAACCTTCAACTTGATCGGCCCCTTTGCCAGCCGCTCCGCCAGCTCATCAAAGAGATAGTTCGGCCCCTTACTCGCAACCGCGGCAGGATCCAAATGATCCTCACCCGCCTCAGGAGCGATCGTGTACCGTCCATATCGGCTCACGCCGTCCTTGTTAATAAACTTCATCGCCGTCAGGCCGAAGTAGTTCTCCCGCGCAAAGCTCGAAGGCGTCGGCCCCAGCACCGACACAAACGCCAGCGCCTTCGGGTGGCTCCCGACAAACTCCTGCACCTTCGCCGGATCGCTCTGCGTAACCCCCTTCAAAAACTCCAGAAACTCCTGCCCATTCGAAGCCGGAAACGCATTCGCCGAGTGCGCAATGATGTCCGTGTGCACATGCTCCGCCAGATTGAACCGAATCGCAATCCCCCTCGGATTCGCATTCGGATCGTTATCCGGAATCAGCGGAATCCCTGTCGAGTCCGAGAACCTCACCGTCACCGGCGTCGACTCCCGCGTAGCATGCGGAGCCCGCGTCAACCACGTTGCATCCTTCGAAGGCGTAAACGTTCCCGTGAGCAGCGTACCCTTCGCATGCACAGGACGAAACCCAGGATGGAGTCCAAAAATAGTCTCAAACTCTTTCAACAGCGCTTCACTCAGCGCAAGCACCTTCTCGTCAGTCGTTAGTGGCATTCGTTCCTCCTTCGAAAAGAATGCCCTAAATCGTCACCCATGTCAGCTTTGCGAACTTCCCGTTAATTTCTCATACTCATCAACTCACCCACGCCCACGAAACCGAATAATCACCCGCCGATCCCGCTTCGATGGCCTCCCCGCCGGCATCACCTCAAATTGAGCCATCGCCTTCCGCTCCTCCGCCACCTTTATCCGCAACTCTTTGCTCGCGTCAGTCTCGCGATAAAGCGTCTGCGCCACCGTCGCCGGCCCGCGCACTTCACTCAGCAGTAGAACCTCAACCTGAAAGTCCCCACCCTCGTTCTTCACCTGCAAAACATCTCCCACCCGAACATCCCGCGCAGCCTTCGCCACCTGCTGATTCGATTGAATCCGCCCCAACTCACAAGCCTTCGCCGCCAACGCCCGAGTCTTGAAAAATCTCGCCGCCCAAAGCCACTTATCCATCCGTACCGAAGTCATGACCTCATTCTCGTACAGAGCCACACATAAATGAACTCCAACGCCTACTTCTTCATTGCCTTCGCATCATGTCCATTCTGATGTAACACCATATACGACACCTCACCCTTATCGTTCGTAAAGAACTCCGTCTCCGCATCCACCACCTTCAGAAAAAACTTAGTGTCCGACTCCGGAAACATCGGATACTTCCCCTGATTCGTGGCCTGCGTCATCAACTGATCGCCCTCCAGCGTGCACGTAATGCTGAAGTTCGGCGACAACGCATACGTCCCCACATACCGCGCAAGAACAGCACGATCCACCTTCACCGCCGTCCGCACAACAGAACGAAAATCCGGCCACCCATACTCCGCCGCAATACTCTGCATGACCTCCTGCGCTAGTCTCGATCCACCCTGCGCGTTCGTCATGACCACCGCGCCATCACCGTGGTTCTCATAGGCCACGAACAAGCTCTCGAACCCCGCATTCACTCCTCCATGTGAGAAGTACCTATCCGAAGCAGGGCCTCCAATCTGAAGCCCCAGCCCCCAATTCCCTTTCCCCGGCGTAAGCATCTGCTCGGTCATGGCCTTCGAGAGCACATGATTTGCCTTCCCCTCCAACGAACGTTGATCCTCCATCGCATAGCGCGCCAGATCCGAAGCCGTCGTCCACAGGCCCGCAGCAGCCATCTCCGGATACGTATGCGCTCCACCGGCCACAGCCGTACCGTCCGCGTTATAAGGCGTAGCCGCCATTGCCCTGAGTTCAGCAGGCAGCGGTTGCTGATACGTACTATGGCTCATCCCAATCGGCACGAGCACCGTATCGTGCAGCAACTTGGGAAACGGTTCCTTGGCAACATCCACTGCCATCTGCTGCATGATGGTGTAGCCTCCACCCGAATAGTTCCACTTACTCCCTGGAGCGGCTTCCACCCGAATCGCATCTGTATTCGCAGGCTTCTCTCCATTGAGCACCTGAACAAGCGAAGGCACCGGCGCATCCTGCGCATATCCCGGAAACCCATGAACGGTCGTCCCGCCGGTATGCGTCAGCAATTCACGCAAAGTTAATGGCGCACCATTCGCCGCAGAACTCGCCGGAACCTTCCAGCTCACCAGCTTTGCATTCACATCTTCATCGAGCGAAAGCTTCCCCTCCTGCACCAACCGAAGCACCGCCATAGCCGCAACCGGCTTGCTGATCGATCCAGCCTGAAACATCGTGTCAGCCGATACAGCCGGCCCTCCCACCCGCTCCACGCCGAACCCCCGAGCCCACTCAATCGTCCCATTATGAATCACCGCAATACTCACTCCGGGAACATGAAACTCGGCCATCCGAGCATCGAGCCGCACACACGGGTCACTCTTCTCTATAACCGGCCCATGCAAACAGCCCACCACTCTCTCGATATGCCGCTGAACGTCAGGAGAATCCACAGCCGGAGTAGTTACAACCTGGGCCAATGCAAGCTGACTCGCAAACATCGCCAGTGCAGCATTCAAAACAACGATTCGAGTCGCAGTCATCGTGTTCCTTGCAAAACAGGGATTGACAGCCCAGCCAGCTTACAACATCGATCCAGGCCCACTAGTTGCACTTGTCGACCCTCTTCTGGACCAGAAACAAAGTCAACGAGAGCATGGCCAGAACCCTCTTCTTTGAAACCGACGATTGAACAATGCCAATCGCTCCCAGCCAGCAGATCAAACCTGAAACTCTCTCGTTCGCTTGACAAATCCCATCCCTTAAATCCGGTATCCTTCAGGAGTGAACAAGAAATCAACGGCAGGTCTGACACGTAATCGATTGATTTCAGATACTTTATAGTCAAAGTATCTGAAATCAATAGTTTACAAATAAAGTCCAGACACAACTCACGCCGAATGAATACTTTACGACTTTTCGGTACAGGGCAGAGACACTAGGGAAAACGATGACGCAACCGGCAACCTTCAATGACTTTATTGGTAACACCGCCGCAGTCGAACACCTCCGTACAGCCATCGCCGCCGGTCGCCTTCCCCACTCCCTCATCCTCGCGGGCCCCGCAGGAGCAGGCAAATACACCCTCGCTCTCATGCTCGCCATGGCCGTCGAGTGCGAGCGCCAGCCACGCGACCTCTGGTCCAACGGCCAATCCCTGGCCTCCTTCTGCGGAGTCTGCCGCAACTGCACCCGCATCGCCTCCGCCTCCAACCTGGAAGAGCAGGTCGATCAAGCCGTAGCCGCGCGCGAAGACCTCCGCGAGGCCGATAAGAAGGACACCCGCGTCCTCATCCAGCCCCACCCCGACGTCCTCATCATCCCCCCCGACCCCCCACAACTCCTCATTAAACTCGGCCAGGTCCGCACCGTCATCCAGCGCTCCCATTCACTACCGGGCGAAGCTCCGCGCAAAATCTTCATCTTCTCCGCAGCCAACTTCATGAAGGAAGCCGCCAACTCCCTTCTCAAAGTCCTTGAAGAGCCACCCGACACAGTCCACCTCATCATCCTCGCCGAAAACCCCGGAGAACTTCTCCCCACCATTCGCTCCCGTTGCGCAATAGTGCGTCTGGGAGCATTACCGGTGGAAGAGATCGAAATGCTCCTCGCCGACCGCCGCTCCGACGTCCCTCCAAAGCAGCGCACCCTCATCGCCCGCCTCGCCCAGGGAGCCGCTGGCAAAGCACTCGGCTTCGACCTGGCCGCCTACACCGCCGCCCGTGCCGACGCCCTCCTGCTTCTACGCAACGCCGCCAGCGAGCCCGACCACACCGCCCTCTTCAAGATGACCGAGACCTACCGCGCCGGAGCCGAAGGCCAGCAGAAGACCTCCGACCTCCTACGCACCCTCTCCCTCCTCCTCGAAGACATCCTCCTCCTTCAGTCCGGCACCCCCGAACTCCTCCGCAACACCGACCTCCGCCCCGAACTCGAACGCTTCGCCCAGACCCTCACCTTCCAATGGATCGAGCAAGCCTCCCGCGGTCTCGACCAGGTCCAAAGCGGAATGCGCCGCAACCTCCTACGCTCCCTTTCTCTCGACGCCTACGCCGGCCAACTAACCACCAACGCCCGGTAGTCGAAGAACTGCGCGATCCGTCTTCTCTTACTTATCCCGAGCCGCCTTTTTCAATCGGTCCCGAATCGCCTCCCCAATCCCACCCATCTCCGGCACCGGACAAATAATCACTGCGGCCCCCGCCTCATCTAGCTCACGCAAACCGGCAAACAATCGTCGCGCAAGCGTCTCTCCGTCACCCCAAGGTCCCCATCGATAAACCAGAGGAGCGTAAGAAGCATCCCACCCATCTGGCAACATAACCCCTGTCTTACCGGCTGATTCAAACACATCGTCGATCGTTGAAACCAATCGTTGCTCAATCGGCCCTCGATGCCTGGATATCTCCGAAACCAGCACAAGCTTCGCTCGAGGCGCATAATGACGGATCCCAACGCCAGGCGAAGGCATGCTCTCCGGAACATGTGCCGTCGCTGCTGGTCGAAACACCTCTACCATCCCGGTTCCGCACACGGATTCCAGCATGTCCTTCGACACACCGCCCGGGCGGTACATCGTCCACCCCAAACCATCCTCCGAAGGGCCAAGCACCGTAGACTCTACCCCCACCATCGTCGGCCCACCATCCAAGACAGCATCAATGCTCCCATCCAGATCCTCGAGCACATGCCCCGCAGTCGTAGGACTCGTCCTTCCAAACCGATTCGCACTAGGCGCCGCCACCGGCACACACGCCTTCCGTATCAGTTCCAGCGCCAACTCATGCGCTGGCATCCGAACCCCCACCAACGGCCGACCCGCAGTCACCGCATCCGGCACAGCTGCAGTTCTGGGCAACAGTAGGGTAAGCGGACCCGGCCAGAAAGCCGCCATCAGCGCCTCCGCTCTACCAGCAATCTCCCCCGAAACTTTCGCCACCCGCCCAACCATCTCCCGATCACACACATGAACAATCACCGGATCCCAACTCGGTCTCTCCTTCGCCGCAAAAATCCTCTCAACAGCCGCCGAATCAAGCGCATTTGCTCCCAATCCATACACCGTCTCGGTCGGAAACGCCACCGTACCACCCTCACGCAGCAACTCCGCCGCCCGTAGCACTCCAGCCTCACCTGCTAATCGTTCCGTTTTTCCACTGGACATATCTATCCATCCTATCGCTCCGAAGAGCCTCCCTAGCCGTATACTCACCCCATGCAAAACGCCGAGATCGAACTCAAGTTCCCCATCTCCGATCCCGCCGCCCTCCAGTCCCGCCTCCCCCAGCTAGGCTTCCACCTCGACACGCCCCGCACCTTCGAGCACAACACCCTCTACGACACCCCCACCCGCGACCTCCGCGCCAAACGAGCCCTCCTTCGCCTCCGCCAGTACGGCTCCCTCTGCACCGTCACCCACAAGCGCATCGCCGACGATCAGGAAGATCCATCCGGAAACCCGCGCTACAAAGTCCGTATCGAGACGGAAACAGCCGTAGCCGAAGGCTCCGCTCTCGCTGAAATCTTTCACCAGCTCGGCTATCTCCCAGCCTTCACCTACGAGAAATACCGCACCGAGTGGTCCCACACCGTCGAGCCTTCCGTGCACCTCGTCATCGACGAGACCCCTATCGGCAATTACGCCGAAATTGAAGGCCCTCCCGACTGGATCGACCGCACCCTTGCCACTCTAGGTATCGACCACGCCACTTGCCTCACCGACAGCTACGGCAAGCTCTTCCTCGACTGGAAACAGCGCACCGGTAGCCCCGCCAAAAACCTCACCTTCGCCGAGATCGCCCCCGCCCTCGCCACCCGCTAAAGCCCCCGCCACATCCGCCGATACAACCTCCATACACACCGGAGGTTTCACTTGGCACCCTTATCCCGTCCTGTCCGTTCTCTCCTTCTCATAGGAAGTTTCTTCCTCTGCGTTGGCACTGCCTTCGCTGGCAACGTTCATCGAGCCATAGTCACCCGCACCAATCCCGTTTATCCCGAACTCGCACATCGCATGCACGTCGGAGGCAAAGTCGTGCTCCTGGTCACCGTCCAGCCCGATGGTACCGTCTCCGACACCAAGGTCGAGTCCGGCCACGCCCTGCTCGCCGCAGCCGCACAAGATGCCGTAAAAAAGTGGCGCTTCGCTCCCAACTCCGAGGTCTCAGAGTCTGAGGTCGAAATCAACTTCAACATCGACGGACAGTAGGCTCTCACCTCGCTGTCGATCTCCCACCCATCACTATAGCCAACCACCGCGTAGGTAAGGATCATCATGAAACTCGAATCAAAGCTCGGTCTAAGCACAGGCATTCTCGTCATCGCCATGCTTCTCAGCGCCTACACGGCAACGATGCGCATCCAGGAGGCGAACCACCTCGCCTCCACAGCCACCACGCAGCATATCCCAATCAATCAGAATGCCCGCGACTTGCGAATCCAGATTCTCTATAGCATTCACGCGCTCGAGTCCTACATGCTCTTTGGCATCGATCCTGCCGCCTCCGCCAGCTTCCGCCACACGCGCCAGCAGAATCTCGCCCAGGCCGATACCTCGATGTCCAAGCTCAAGGAGTACGCCTCTCTCTACCCCCTGGGCTACGACGCCACGCGTATCAATGAGATCGATACCGATCTCGCCAACCTGAAAGCCCTCGAAGATAAGGTCGAGCAGCTCAACGAATCGAAGACCGCACAGGGCACCGCACAGGCATACGACACCTTCCAGAATCAGATCCTGCCACTCGAGAAATCTCTCTTCGCCACAGCAAGCGATCTGGGCCAGTCTCAGATGACGCAGGCCGACGACGAGATCGTCCAGCTCAAGCACGCCAATGCCGCCACCCTCTACACTCTCTGGCTGGCCACAATCCTCGGCGCACTGATCGGCGGGTCCATCTCGGTTCTCCTCGCACGCCGCGTCACCAAGGGCATCGATCTCGTAGCCGAGCGCGCCAACGCCATAGCCGCCGGCGACCTCACTGGAGGCCCCCTCAACGTCCAGAGTAAGGATCAGATCGGAACCCTCGCTCACGCCATGCAGCAGATGCAGACCAACCTCGGAAACATCATCGGCACAGTGGTCAACACGGCAGGCTCATTGACCGGAAGCGCGGCCTCTATGCGCTCTGCCTCTGATCAAATGCATCGCCGCATCGACCAGCAGAGTCAGCAGACCCAGCAAGCCGCCACTGCAATGCAGGAGATGTCCGCCTCCATCGCCGAGGTCTCCCGCCACACCCAATCCGCTGCCGAAACCGCACGCAGCGCCGCCCAAACAGCACGCGACGGCGGCACCATCGTCAAAGAAGTCCTCGACAGCATGCACTCCATCGCCACTGCCGTTAGCGAAACCTCGTCCACCGTCGGCCTCCTCGGCGACGACTCCCGCCGCATCAGCCAGATCGTCACCGTCATCGACGAGATCGCCCGTAAGACCAATCTTCTGGCCCTCAACGCAGCCATCGAGGCCGCACGCGCCGGAGAGCAAGGTCGTGGCTTCGCCGTCGTAGCCGGTGAGGTTCGCCGCCTCGCCGAAAGCACCGCCCAGGCCACAGGCGAGATCGCCAGCATGATCCAGGGCATCCAGGACCGTACCCGCACCGCCATCGCCAGCATGGAGAGCGGCACCGGAACCGTCCAGCAGGGTGTCGTCACCACCACCCAGGCCGGCGAGGCCCTCGAGCGCATCATCGGCATGGCCGAGCGCGTCGACAAAATGATCACCCAGATCGCCATCGCCGCCTCGCAACAGGCTGTAGCTGCAGACCAGTCCAGCGCAAGCCTCGACTCCATCCACTCCCTCAGCCACGACAACCTCACCGAGATGGCCACAACCGCAGCAGGGGTCGAATCCCTCCGCGCAACAGCCGTCGCGCTTGAGCAACAAGTCGATCGTTTCAACCTTCAGTCGACCATGCACTCAATGAACACGCGCTCGATTACTCCACCCCTGCACGTATCGCAGGCCGTTTGAAAGCAACCCACGCACGCCACAAAAAATAAAAAGGGCCCGCTCCAAGAGCAGGCCCTTTCTACGCATAACCAGCCGTTAGAAGATCTGGAAGTTAACCTCGACGTTCAACTCCACCAGCACCGGCTTTCCATTCTCCATCGCAGGCTTGAACTTATACTGCTTCACCGCCTCGACGGCTTTCTCATCCAAACCCATGCCAACACCGCGAATTACATGCACGTGGCTTGGATTCCCACTCGTATCGACCCACAGGTTCACCAGAACATTTCCGGCAACCTTAGCCTTGCGAGCCTCTTCCGAGAACTCCGGCTCTACCGAGAAGATCAACACCGGAGCCGAAACTCCGCCGCCGATACGCCTTGGTCCACCGCCAATATTGCCTCCCGACCCCGGCCCGATACCAGAACCATTGCCCGAACCCAGCCCAGTTCCGCTGCCATTGCCCATCGACATGCCAACCAGTGGAGAATTTGGCACGCCAAAATTCGGAAGGTTGGTCGCCATCTTGACGTCTTTCTGCACCTCGACCGTCGGCTCAATCTTGATCTTGGGCTCAATCAACGGGGGCTTATTCGGCGGAACAATCTGCTGGTCCGCAAACTTCGGCGGCGAACCCTTCGTCACTGGCGTCGGCCCTTTCTGACCACCGCCACCACCCATCGCCTGAGCCTTTGCAGGGGCCATCGGTGGGATCGCAACCTCTGTCACCAGCGTCGTTTTAGCCGGAGCCGATAGCGGAATCTTCTTCACCAGAATGTAGGCAATCAGCAGAATGATCAACCCATGGACAACCACAGCAATTGCCGTCGAAGTAGGGTCCCGCTTCACCTTCATCCGGTCAACAACTGCGACGGGCTTCGATTCCAGTTCCAGCGGTGGCAGCTTTTCCGGGAAAAACACATCCCGTACGCTGCTCCTCAAGGAGGAAAAGACGCCCTCTTCTTTGATAATCAGATCATTGTCCGCGGGCCGCGACTCAAGCTTTAGCGGAGCTTCACGCGATGGATTGAAAACGTCGCGCAGGTTCGAGAACAGCGAGGCCCACATCGACCCTTCTGTTTCCTCATTCAACTTAGGCGCTTCCGCCGCCGGATGCAGCGTGGGGCCTTCATTCCTGGGATCAATCTCCGGTGGTGGTGTCAACACAGTATTCGCCATAAGCTGCTTCGCCTCGGTAGCCGATGCTCCAGAGCATCTGCCTGCTCTTCTCTAGAATCGCGCGCCACACACACTCTCTCTTATCTACGTTCCCGGTCTGTTGCCGGTTTCATCTTTGTTACAGCGGCGGAAGGCATCTGGCTCCAAGAACATTCTACAAAGATTCACTTGCCTGCGCTTGCACATTGGACGCAGCTTACACCACGAAGGTCTCCTTTCTGTCACCGTCCCGTCACCTTTTCGCCAGCTACAATAGATATTTGGCACAAACTGCAATTCTGTCTACAGGATCAAAGAGGAAAGAATGTCGGAAGCAAACCAGCCCGGACCGGAAAAAAAGCCCCTAAAATCGACGCTAAATCTGCCCCAGACCGCCTTCCCCATGAAGGCAAATCTGCCCCAGAACGAGCCTGCCCGCCTCGCTGACTGGCAGAAGAGCGACCTCTACGCCCAGATCCGTTCCGCCCGCGCCGGCTCCCCCAAATACATCCTCCACGACGGCCCCCCCTACGCCAACGGAGCCATCCACCTCGGCCACGCCCTCAATAAGTGCATCAAGGACTTCGTCGTCAAAACCAAGACCATGGCCGGCTTCGACTCCCCCTACGTCCCCGGCTGGGACTGCCACGGCCTCCCCATCGAGATCAAGGTCGACGAACACCTCGGCCGCAAAAAGCTGGACATGCCCCCCGTAGCCGTCCGCAAAGCCTGCCGCGACTACGCGCAGAAGTACGTCGACCTCCAGCGCAGCCAGTTCGAGCGCATCGGCGTCTTCGGTCGTTGGAACACCCCCTATCTCACCATGTCCTTCGGCTACGAGGCCAGCATCGTCGAAACCTTCTACGACTTCTTCGAGAACGGTTTCGTCTACAAGGGTCTCAAGCCGGTCTACTGGTGCATCCACGACCGCACCGCACTCGCCGAAGCCGAAGTCGAGTACGAGATGCACACCTCCCCCAGCGTCTACGTCCGTTACGCCCTCACCAGCGACCCTGCGCAGATTGACCCCGCACTGACCAATGCCGCCGGCGGTTTCCCTGGTTCAACGGCATCGGCAGACGCACCTGCTTCAAAGGGATCAGGTAAAGAGCAGGTCTACACCATCATCTGGACCACCACCCCCTGGACGCTCCCCGCATCCCAGGCCGTAGCCTTCAACCCCGAGATGGACTATGTCGCCCTCCAGAACACTGACGGCAATGTCTATATCGTGGCCGAAGCCCTGGCCGCCTCCGTCAAATCAGCCTGCAACCTGCAGGAAGCTACCGAGATCGCCCGCTTCAAAGGCGAACAGCTCGACCGCACCACCTTCCATCACCCTTTCCTCGACCGCCAGATCGTCGGAACCCTCGCCACCTACGTCA encodes:
- a CDS encoding methyl-accepting chemotaxis protein, whose amino-acid sequence is MKLESKLGLSTGILVIAMLLSAYTATMRIQEANHLASTATTQHIPINQNARDLRIQILYSIHALESYMLFGIDPAASASFRHTRQQNLAQADTSMSKLKEYASLYPLGYDATRINEIDTDLANLKALEDKVEQLNESKTAQGTAQAYDTFQNQILPLEKSLFATASDLGQSQMTQADDEIVQLKHANAATLYTLWLATILGALIGGSISVLLARRVTKGIDLVAERANAIAAGDLTGGPLNVQSKDQIGTLAHAMQQMQTNLGNIIGTVVNTAGSLTGSAASMRSASDQMHRRIDQQSQQTQQAATAMQEMSASIAEVSRHTQSAAETARSAAQTARDGGTIVKEVLDSMHSIATAVSETSSTVGLLGDDSRRISQIVTVIDEIARKTNLLALNAAIEAARAGEQGRGFAVVAGEVRRLAESTAQATGEIASMIQGIQDRTRTAIASMESGTGTVQQGVVTTTQAGEALERIIGMAERVDKMITQIAIAASQQAVAADQSSASLDSIHSLSHDNLTEMATTAAGVESLRATAVALEQQVDRFNLQSTMHSMNTRSITPPLHVSQAV
- a CDS encoding energy transducer TonB → MANTVLTPPPEIDPRNEGPTLHPAAEAPKLNEETEGSMWASLFSNLRDVFNPSREAPLKLESRPADNDLIIKEEGVFSSLRSSVRDVFFPEKLPPLELESKPVAVVDRMKVKRDPTSTAIAVVVHGLIILLIAYILVKKIPLSAPAKTTLVTEVAIPPMAPAKAQAMGGGGGQKGPTPVTKGSPPKFADQQIVPPNKPPLIEPKIKIEPTVEVQKDVKMATNLPNFGVPNSPLVGMSMGNGSGTGLGSGNGSGIGPGSGGNIGGGPRRIGGGVSAPVLIFSVEPEFSEEARKAKVAGNVLVNLWVDTSGNPSHVHVIRGVGMGLDEKAVEAVKQYKFKPAMENGKPVLVELNVEVNFQIF